A region of Arabidopsis thaliana chromosome 5, partial sequence DNA encodes the following proteins:
- the NAC083 gene encoding NAC domain containing protein 83 (NAC domain containing protein 83 (NAC083); CONTAINS InterPro DOMAIN/s: No apical meristem (NAM) protein (InterPro:IPR003441); BEST Arabidopsis thaliana protein match is: NAC domain containing protein 41 (TAIR:AT2G33480.1); Has 1807 Blast hits to 1807 proteins in 277 species: Archae - 0; Bacteria - 0; Metazoa - 736; Fungi - 347; Plants - 385; Viruses - 0; Other Eukaryotes - 339 (source: NCBI BLink).): MDNVKLVKNGVLRLPPGFRFHPTDEELVVQYLKRKVCSSPLPASIIPEFDVCRADPWDLPGNLEKERYFFSTREAKYPNGNRSNRATGSGYWKATGIDKRVVTSRGNQIVGLKKTLVFYKGKPPHGSRTDWIMHEYRLSSSPPSSMGPTQNWVLCRIFLKKRAGNKNDDDDGDSRNLRHNNNNNSSDQIEIITTDQTDDKTKPIFFDFMRKERTTDLNLLPSSPSSDHASSGVTTEIFSSSDEETSSCNSFR; the protein is encoded by the exons ATGGATAATGTCAAACTTGTTAAGAATGGTGTTTTGAGATTGCCACCTGGATTCAGATTCCATCCTACTGATGAAGAACTTGTGGTTCAATACCTTAAGAGGAAAGtttgttcttctcctttgCCAGCTTCAATCATCCCTGAGTTTGATGTTTGCAGAGCTGATCCTTGGGATTTACCTG gcaatttggagaaagagaggtACTTCTTTAGCACAAGGGAAGCTAAATACCCAAATGGGAACCGGTCTAACCGGGCAACTGGGTCTGGTTATTGGAAAGCTACCGGTATTGATAAACGGGTTGTGACCTCTAGAGGAAATCAAATCGTTGGTTTGAAGAAAACTCTTGTCTTCTACAAAGGCAAACCACCTCATGGCTCAAGAACCGATTGGATCATGCACGAATAtcgcctctcttcttctcctccg AGTTCTATGGGTCCCACTCAGAACTGGGTACTCTGTCGtatcttcttgaagaaaaGAGCCGGTAACAAgaacgacgacgacgacggaGATAGCCGTAATCTTagacataataataataacaattcGAGTGACCAAATTGAGATAATTACAACAGACCAAACagatgataaaacaaaaccaatcttctttgatttcatgagaaaagaaagaacaacaGATTTGAACCTTTTGCCGAGCTCTCCTTCTTCCGATCATGCTTCAAGTGGAGTCACGACGGagatcttctcttcttccgaTGAAGAGACCAGTAGTTGCAATAGTTTCAGATga
- a CDS encoding uncharacterized protein (unknown protein; Has 30201 Blast hits to 17322 proteins in 780 species: Archae - 12; Bacteria - 1396; Metazoa - 17338; Fungi - 3422; Plants - 5037; Viruses - 0; Other Eukaryotes - 2996 (source: NCBI BLink).), translated as MKDYSHSDKKGSGDEELLGFALISKFPSKNMFTFHGFIDSSASYF; from the coding sequence ATGAAAGATTATTCACACAGTGACAAGAAGGGCTCGGGAGATGAGGAGCTATTAGGATTTGCTTTGATTTCCAAATTCCCAAGCAAGAATATGTTCACATTTCATGGGTTCATAGATTCATCAGCCTCTTATTTTTGA
- the GILP gene encoding GSH-induced LITAF domain protein (CONTAINS InterPro DOMAIN/s: LPS-induced tumor necrosis factor alpha factor (InterPro:IPR006629); Has 30201 Blast hits to 17322 proteins in 780 species: Archae - 12; Bacteria - 1396; Metazoa - 17338; Fungi - 3422; Plants - 5037; Viruses - 0; Other Eukaryotes - 2996 (source: NCBI BLink).), with protein sequence MAKEGTTVIGVPYYAGQNPYQAGIVPPNAIYGDPLGAPIQQTIYRDTPAPFNCLYCGNTGLTNLRSKPGVAAVVACMMPFMLGFCFLCPSMDCLWNKQHHCPQCGNKVADFEKSDPCLVMDPPQWKQPSFALPA encoded by the exons ATGGCGAAAGAGGGAACAACGGTGATCGGAGTTCCATATTACGCGGGGCAGAATCCGTATCAGGCCGGAATTGTGCCGCCGAATGCTATCTATGGTGATCCGTTGGGTGCTCCGATTCAGCAAACGATTTATCGAGACACTCCTGCTCCTTTCAATTGCCTTTATTGCGGCAACACTGGTCTCACCAATCTCAG ATCGAAACCTGGTGTAGCTGCTGTTGTTGCTTGCATGATGCCGTTTATGCTTGGTTTCTGCTTTCTCTGCCCTTCAATGGATTGCCTCTGGAACAAACAGCACCATTGCCCTCAGTGTGGGAACAAG GTTGCTGACTTTGAGAAATCAGATCCCTGCCTGGTGATGGATCCGCCACAGTGGAAGCAACCTAGTTTCGCACTCCCAGCATGA
- the GILP gene encoding GSH-induced LITAF domain protein, translated as MAKEGTTVIGVPYYAGQNPYQAGIVPPNAIYGDPLGAPIQQTIYRDTPAPFNCLYCGNTGLTNLRSKPGVAAVVACMMPFMLGFCFLCPSMDCLWNKQHHCPQCGNKVLLYVFFMPATRVRFFFLCMEDCFIHMIDLFTGC; from the exons ATGGCGAAAGAGGGAACAACGGTGATCGGAGTTCCATATTACGCGGGGCAGAATCCGTATCAGGCCGGAATTGTGCCGCCGAATGCTATCTATGGTGATCCGTTGGGTGCTCCGATTCAGCAAACGATTTATCGAGACACTCCTGCTCCTTTCAATTGCCTTTATTGCGGCAACACTGGTCTCACCAATCTCAG ATCGAAACCTGGTGTAGCTGCTGTTGTTGCTTGCATGATGCCGTTTATGCTTGGTTTCTGCTTTCTCTGCCCTTCAATGGATTGCCTCTGGAACAAACAGCACCATTGCCCTCAGTGTGGGAACAAGGTACTTTTATATGTCTTCTTCATGCCTGCTACTCGtgtgcgttttttttttctctgtatgGAAGATTGTTTCATTCATATGATTGATTTGTTTACAGGTTGCTGA
- a CDS encoding GRAM domain family protein (GRAM domain family protein; CONTAINS InterPro DOMAIN/s: GRAM (InterPro:IPR004182); BEST Arabidopsis thaliana protein match is: GRAM domain family protein (TAIR:AT2G22475.1); Has 1807 Blast hits to 1807 proteins in 277 species: Archae - 0; Bacteria - 0; Metazoa - 736; Fungi - 347; Plants - 385; Viruses - 0; Other Eukaryotes - 339 (source: NCBI BLink).), whose protein sequence is MTGSQEDQPKIIIDQEQPKTLETEHQPEPSSSSPDQKKWGTHVMGAPAAPVAHPDNQQAAAWVAGDNQQTQYQPYVIYSPVEHPTTNNPLEPVIGMFHTWSRKAETVARNLWHNLKTGPSMSETAWGKVNLTAKAITKGGFESLFRQIFGTEPNETLKKTFACYLSTTTGPVAGTVYLSNARVAFCSDRPLYFTAPSGQESWSYYRVVVPLANVATVNPVVVKETPPEKYIQLTTVDGHDFWFMGFVNYEKATHHLLTSVSDFQTAHGSVSG, encoded by the exons ATGACAGGATCACAAGAAGACCAACCTAAGATCATCATTGATCAAGAGCAACCCAAAACTCTAGAAACAGAGCACCAACCAGAAccttcttcatcgtctccgGATCAGAAGAAATGGGGTACTCACGTGATGGGAGCTCCGGCAGCTCCAGTTGCTCATCCCGATAACCAACAGGCGGCGGCGTGGGTCGCTGGAGATAACCAGCAGACGCAGTACCAACCGTACGTCATCTACTCTCCTGTCGAACATCCAACAACTAACAACCCTCTCGAGCCAGTCATCGGAATGTTCCATACCTGGAGTCGCAAGGCAGAAACCGTCGCACGTAACCTCTGGCACAATC tgaAGACAGGACCGTCTATGTCGGAAACGGCGTGGGGGAAGGTTAATTTGACGGCCAAAGCGATAACAAAAGGAGGATTCGAGTCGCTTTTCAGACAGATTTTCGGAACAGAGCCAAACGAGACGCTGAAGAAAACTTTCGCTTGTTATCTCTCGACGACGACAGGTCCTGTTGCTGGAACTGTCTATCTTTCGAATGCTCGTGTCGCTTTTTGTAGCGATCGTCCTCTGTACTTCACAGCACCTTCTGGTCAAGAATCTTGGAGCTACTACAGG GTGGTTGTACCTTTGGCGAATGTAGCGACGGTGAATCCGGTGGTGGTGAAAGAGACTCCACCTGAGAAGTATATTCAGTTGACGACGGTGGATGGTCATGACTTCTGGTTCATGGGTTTTGTGAATTATGAGAAGGCTACGCATCATCTGCTGACCAGTGTCTCCGATTTTCAAACCGCACACGGCTCTGTGTCTGGTTAA
- a CDS encoding GRAM domain family protein, whose protein sequence is MTGSQEDQPKIIIDQEQPKTLETEHQPEPSSSSPDQKKWGTHVMGAPAAPVAHPDNQQAAAWVAGDNQQTQYQPYVIYSPVEHPTTNNPLEPVIGMFHTWSRKAETVARNLWHNLKTGPSMSETAWGKVNLTAKAITKGGFESLFRQIFGTEPNETLKKTFACYLSTTTGPVAGTVYLSNARVAFCSDRPLYFTAPSGQESWSYYRVSKVLLL, encoded by the exons ATGACAGGATCACAAGAAGACCAACCTAAGATCATCATTGATCAAGAGCAACCCAAAACTCTAGAAACAGAGCACCAACCAGAAccttcttcatcgtctccgGATCAGAAGAAATGGGGTACTCACGTGATGGGAGCTCCGGCAGCTCCAGTTGCTCATCCCGATAACCAACAGGCGGCGGCGTGGGTCGCTGGAGATAACCAGCAGACGCAGTACCAACCGTACGTCATCTACTCTCCTGTCGAACATCCAACAACTAACAACCCTCTCGAGCCAGTCATCGGAATGTTCCATACCTGGAGTCGCAAGGCAGAAACCGTCGCACGTAACCTCTGGCACAATC tgaAGACAGGACCGTCTATGTCGGAAACGGCGTGGGGGAAGGTTAATTTGACGGCCAAAGCGATAACAAAAGGAGGATTCGAGTCGCTTTTCAGACAGATTTTCGGAACAGAGCCAAACGAGACGCTGAAGAAAACTTTCGCTTGTTATCTCTCGACGACGACAGGTCCTGTTGCTGGAACTGTCTATCTTTCGAATGCTCGTGTCGCTTTTTGTAGCGATCGTCCTCTGTACTTCACAGCACCTTCTGGTCAAGAATCTTGGAGCTACTACAGGGTAAGTAAAGTCTTGCTTTTGTAA
- a CDS encoding Uncharacterized conserved protein UCP015417, vWA (Uncharacterised conserved protein UCP015417, vWA; CONTAINS InterPro DOMAIN/s: Uncharacterised conserved protein UCP015417, vWA (InterPro:IPR011205), von Willebrand factor, type A (InterPro:IPR002035); BEST Arabidopsis thaliana protein match is: Uncharacterised conserved protein UCP015417, vWA (TAIR:AT3G24780.1); Has 1807 Blast hits to 1807 proteins in 277 species: Archae - 0; Bacteria - 0; Metazoa - 736; Fungi - 347; Plants - 385; Viruses - 0; Other Eukaryotes - 339 (source: NCBI BLink).): MSPSPLLGPPELRDPNSLLPKPTTTSGPSDPFMDAMVSNFNNSARVNNVNSPPMGYTENKSATYLSSGNPCLDFFFHVVPSTPKHSLEQWLQGAWDHDALTTLKLICNLRGVRGTGKSDKEGFYTAALWLHGRHPKTLACNLESLSQFGYFKDFPELLYRILQGSEIRKIQKSERFKRKSEALDRRAPYDGHCYHGRLYGGRGRGSSRPSSKRKPVATRALRVANAERKNQAEKARASLDRKKKKVSMGKDAFTRYSCDPDYRYLHERVSDLFANQLKKDLEFLTSDKPNEISLAAKWCPSLDSSFDKATLLCESIARKIFTRESFPEYEGVVEAHYAYRVRDRLRKDVLVPLRKTLQLPEVYMGARNWDILPYNRVASVAMKSYKEIFLKHDAERFQQYLDDAKAGKTKVAAGAVLPHEIIRELDGGDGGQVAELQWKRTVDDMKEKGSLRNCIAVCDVSGSMNGEPMEVCVALGLLVSELSEEPWKGKLITFSQNPELHLVKGDDLYSKTEFVKKMQWGMNTDFQKVFDLILGVAVQEKLKPEEMIKRVFVFSDMEFDQAASSSHYSRPGYAFLRQPPSNPSNGWETDYEVIVRKYKQNGYGDVVPEIVFWNLRDSRATPVPGNKKGVALVSGFSKNLMKMFLEHDGEIDPVMMMETAISKDEYKSLVVVD; the protein is encoded by the coding sequence ATGTCTCCTTCTCCTCTGCTTGGTCCACCTGAGCTCAGAGATCCCAACTCTCTCCTCCCAAAACCCACCACAACTTCTGGTCCCAGCGACCCTTTCATGGACGCTATGGTTTCAAATTTCAACAACTCAGCTAGAGTCAACAACGTCAACTCTCCTCCGATGGGCTACACCGAGAATAAATCCGCCACTTACCTCTCCTCAGGCAACCCCTGCCtcgacttcttcttccacGTTGTTCCAAGCACGCCTAAACACTCTCTCGAGCAGTGGTTACAAGGTGCTTGGGACCACGACGCCTTGACCACACTCAAGCTTATCTGTAATCTTCGTGGAGTCCGTGGCACCGGAAAATCCGACAAGGAAGGGTTTTACACGGCGGCTTTATGGCTCCATGGTCGTCATCCCAAAACCCTAGCTTGTAACCTCGAGTCTCTTTCTCAATTTGGATACTTTAAAGATTTTCCAGAGCTTCTTTACCGGATTCTACAAGGATCTGAAATCCGGAAGATCCAGAAATCAGAAAGGTTCAAGAGGAAAAGTGAAGCTCTAGATAGAAGAGCTCCTTATGATGGTCATTGTTATCATGGTCGTCTTTATGGTGGTCGTGGACGTGGATCTAGTCGCCCCAGTAGTAAAAGGAAGCCAGTGGCGACGAGGGCGTTGAGAGTAGCCAACGCTGAGAGGAAGAATCAAGCCGAGAAAGCCAGAGCAAGCTTGGAtcggaagaaaaagaaggtttCGATGGGGAAGGACGCGTTTACAAGATATTCTTGCGATCCAGACTATAGATATCTCCACGAACGCGTCTCTGATCTATTCGCAAATCAGCTAAAGAAAGATCTTGAGTTTTTGACATCGGACAAACCAAACGAAATCTCTCTTGCTGCTAAATGGTGTCCATCGCTTGACTCTTCGTTTGACAAAGCAACTCTTCTCTGCGAGAGCATTGCTAGGAAGATCTTTACTCGAGAATCATTCCCTGAATACGAAGGCGTTGTAGAAGCTCACTATGCATACAGAGTTCGTGATCGGCTAAGGAAAGATGTTCTTGTTCCTCTGCGTAAAACTCTGCAACTGCCTGAAGTATATATGGGAGCGAGAAACTGGGATATTCTTCCGTACAACCGTGTAGCATCAGTGGCGATGAAGTCGTACAAGGAGATATTCTTGAAGCACGACGCAGAGAGGTTTCAGCAATATCTTGACGATGCAAAGGCGGGGAAAACCAAGGTAGCTGCTGGTGCTGTGTTGCCTCATGAGATAATCAGAGAGTTAGACGGTGGAGACGGTGGACAAGTAGCAGAGCTGCAATGGAAGAGAACGGTAGATGATATGAAAGAGAAAGGTTCTTTGAGGAATTGTATAGCTGTCTGTGACGTTTCAGGGTCTATGAATGGTGAACCAATGGAGGTTTGTGTGGCTTTGGGTCTGCTAGTCTCTGAGCTATCTGAAGAGCCATGGAAAGGAAAGCTAATAACTTTCAGCCAAAATCCGGAGTTGCATTTGGTGAAAGGAGACGATCTGTactcaaaaacagagtttgttaaaaaaatgcAATGGGGTATGAACACTGATTTTCAGAaagtgtttgatttgattcttgGAGTGGCCGTACAAGAGAAGCTGAAGCCGGAAGAGATGATCAAGAGGGTGTTTGTGTTCAGTGATATGGAGTTTGATCAAGCGGCGTCGTCGTCACATTATTCAAGACCAGGCTATGCATTTTTAAGGCAGCCTCCAAGTAATCCAAGTAATGGATGGGAAACGGATTATGAAGTGATTGTGAGGAAGTATAAACAGAATGGGTATGGAGACGTTGTGCCGGAGATAGTGTTTTGGAACTTGAGGGATTCGAGAGCAACGCCGGTGCCGGGAAACAAGAAAGGAGTGGCTTTGGTGAGTGGCTTTTCGaagaatttgatgaaaatgtttttggaaCATGATGGAGAGATTGATcctgtgatgatgatggagacTGCTATTTCTAAAGATGAGTATAAGTcgcttgttgttgttgattaa